One window of Nitrospinota bacterium genomic DNA carries:
- a CDS encoding class I SAM-dependent methyltransferase encodes MPSINLVVYLAVFMSLKDKEKWNRKYQATEYTSGREPCQWLRENSGLLPGKGKALDIASGEGRNAVYAASLGYEVLGLDISEKGLQNAQDLAHEKNLPIDTLVTDLDGFEFEENAFDLVMCFYFLDRNLFPGIRKTLKPGGLLIYETFTLDHLKYTGLKREWVLEYNELLREFQTFRVLGYREVDRDEKGFASLIACKMD; translated from the coding sequence ATGCCCTCCATCAACCTGGTTGTGTATTTAGCGGTATTTATGTCCCTTAAAGATAAAGAAAAATGGAATCGCAAATATCAGGCAACCGAATATACTTCGGGCCGGGAGCCCTGCCAGTGGCTGAGAGAGAATTCCGGGCTGTTGCCTGGGAAAGGCAAGGCGCTGGATATTGCTTCTGGAGAAGGCCGGAACGCGGTTTATGCCGCCTCTCTGGGATACGAGGTGCTGGGGCTCGATATTTCGGAGAAGGGGCTTCAAAATGCCCAGGACCTGGCCCACGAAAAAAATCTCCCCATCGACACCCTGGTCACGGATCTTGACGGCTTCGAGTTCGAGGAAAATGCATTTGATCTGGTCATGTGCTTTTACTTTCTGGACCGCAACCTGTTTCCAGGTATCCGCAAAACTCTCAAACCGGGAGGTCTGCTGATCTATGAAACATTCACACTGGATCATTTGAAATACACTGGCTTAAAAAGAGAATGGGTTTTGGAATACAATGAATTACTTAGAGAGTTTCAAACGTTTCGCGTCCTCGGGTATCGCGAAGTGGACCGGGATGAAAAAGGATTCGCGTCCCTCATCGCCTGTAAAATGGACTGA
- a CDS encoding DUF4254 domain-containing protein, which produces MAETLGSLVDKLSIKNLRLWHLDEALEAMSDSDSKKDELQTKRELVLKQSQELMGEINAFFADALEGKVKIRDEKVKLYTNKNVKPSDSIKELGLAVSELAMRNIRCWHLEDEVRREDLLDAEIVQLKRRIDATNQERNDLMDKVDQILANEAQQRKEVSS; this is translated from the coding sequence ATGGCGGAAACACTGGGAAGTCTGGTCGATAAACTTTCGATAAAAAACCTGCGCCTTTGGCATCTCGACGAAGCTCTGGAGGCAATGAGCGATTCTGATTCTAAAAAGGACGAATTGCAAACCAAACGCGAATTGGTTTTGAAGCAAAGCCAGGAACTCATGGGTGAGATCAATGCCTTCTTCGCCGACGCCCTGGAAGGCAAAGTAAAAATTCGCGATGAAAAGGTGAAACTTTACACCAATAAAAATGTCAAACCGAGCGATAGCATCAAAGAGCTGGGCCTAGCGGTCAGCGAGTTGGCGATGAGAAACATACGTTGCTGGCATCTGGAAGACGAGGTGCGCCGCGAAGATCTTCTAGACGCTGAGATTGTTCAATTGAAACGGAGAATCGATGCGACCAATCAGGAAAGAAACGACTTGATGGATAAAGTCGATCAGATTCTAGCGAACGAGGCACAGCAAAGAAAAGAAGTCTCCTCCTAA